The Cyanobacteria bacterium GSL.Bin1 nucleotide sequence ATCCGTCAAGCAAGGGGGAACCATTCGCACTGGCGATCCGGTTTGGGTGGAAGCCAGGACCGATTAAGATCTTGAACAGGTTGAGTTAAGACTTCCTAAATAAGGCAGTGGCACACAAATCCTCAATACTCCTCAAGTTCGGATCCCCAGCTAAGTAACTAATGCCGCGATGTAAATGTAAGCGAAACTGCTGGGCAAGGGTTTCCGCATCAGTGCCCAGTTCATCTTGATAACAGCGTTGTTTGAGGGCAAGAATCAACAAATCGGACATTTCCCCTCCGAAGACCCGCCAGGTGAGTTCTAAGTTGCTGTCGGACGGAATGGGAACCGGTGAAGGCTTTGTGGGTTCAGCGAGGGAACGGCAAAAGCCCCATCGACAGAGAATATTCCATTGTTCGATTTTAGTTTGGCGTTTCAGTTTAATCAGTTGATCCCGTCCGGTTTTGGAGAGGCGGATCCGTTCGAGAGGGGGTTCCATATTGTTTAGTGATCGTTTACCAGTTACGAATAGTGGGGGAGGGGGAAACCAGGAGAGCAGATGAAAGTGACAAGAATAAATCAAACTTTAATTCTCAGTGATCCATTGTTGCAGTGTCGTGACAACATCAGGAATGGGAATTTCCTCGGCAGATTGGTCGGCTCGTTTCACCACTTCCACTTTCCCTTCTTTCAGAGAGCGCCCAGTGACAATACGGTAGGGAATGCCAATTAAGTCCGCATCTTTAAATTTAACCCCGGCTCGTTCATCGCGATCATCGAGTAAAACTTCGATGCCGACCTTTGATAAGTCTTGGTAAAGGGTTTCTGCGATTTCAGATTGTTGGGTGTCGGTTATGTTGGGAACGGTAATAATTACCTGATACGGCGCGATCGCGACAGGCCAAATCATGCCATTTTTATCATAGGATTGTTCTACGGCTGCTTGGGCTAACCGAGAGACACCAATTCCGTAACAGCCCATGTAGAGGGGTTTTTCTTCCCCTTGTTCGTTGGTATAAGTCGCCCCCATGGCTTCGGAGTATTTGGTTCCCAGTTGGAAAATATGTCCCACTTCAATCCCACGGGCACTTTGCAGCAGTTGGTTGGGATCATGCACGGCGCGATCGCGCACTTGTGCTTCTCGCACATCCACCACGGTTTCCGGTCGGGTAAAGTGTTCTCCCCAGTTAGCACCAACAACGTGATAGCCAGTTTCGTTGGACCCGGTAACGAAGTTTTCCAGATTGACAGCAGTTTGATCAATTAAGCGTAAAAATTTCGGCTCGACTTTCTGACTTCCTTGAATATAATCATCGCTGAGATCAGGGGCAATATAGCCTAAAGGGAGAGCCCGCGTCGCCCATTTTTTCTGGGCGTCTACATCCGGGACATTCAAGGCAATTAGGGCTTGTGCGCCATGATTTGGGGCTAAACTGGCGAGAAAGTTATTCAGTTTGACATCATTGACATCTTGATCCCCACGAATACTCACTAAAACCAGCACTTGTTTCTCGTTATCATAAACGGCTTCGTAGAGAACATTTTTCACCACGGTGGTAGGAGAACAGTCTAAAAACTGGCAAAGAGCGGCAATAGTTGCAGTATTGGGGGTATCTCGTTTCTCATAGGTGGTAAAGGGAGAGGTTACTGCCTCTGGCGGAATTGAAACCGCTTTTTCTGAGTTCGCTGCATATTTCCCATCTGCGGTATAAAGCACTTCATCTTCACCGGCATCGGCAAGGACCATAAATTCTTGAGAAGCTGAGCCGCCAATGGCTCCTGAGTCCGCTTCCACGGCAGTAAAACTTAAGCCACAGCGCCGGAGAATATTGGCATAGGCTTGGCCCATGAGATTGTAGGTTTCTTTTAAACTATCAGGGTCGGCGTTGAAGGAATACGCATCTTTCATAATGAACTCACGACCGCGCATCAGTCCAAAACGGGGTCGAATTTCATCTCGGAATTTCGTTTGAATTTGATATAAATTTTGCGGTAGTTGGCGATAAGACCGGATACTATCGCGCGCGATCGCGGTAATCACTTCTTCATGAGTGGGTCCCAGTCCCAGTTGTCGCTCTTGCCGGTCAATGAGCGCAAACATAATGCCTTCTGCTTTGGTGTAGGTTTCCCAACGCCCCGATTCCTGCCATAATTCTGAGGGTTGGAGCTGGGGGAGTAAACATTCTTGCGCTCCGGTGGCATTCATTTCCTCACGGACAATCTGGGACACTTTATTCAGGACGCGCCACATTAGGGGAAGGTACGCATAAAGTCCACTCCCAATGCGACGAATATAACCCGCTCGGAGCAGCAATTGATGGCTCGGAATTTCAGCTTCTGCCGGGGTTTCCCTTAGCGTCACTAAGAGCATCTGAGACATGCGCATGGTTGTTTTTCCTTAAATCAGTTTCAGTAAATTGAATTTAGTTCACGCTTAAGCTACTCTATCGCGTTTATCCTCGGAAAATCGTTAATCCCTTCACCATAGCACTCCTCAACCGTGGCGCGATCGTTTTTTTAGACTTGCAATTTCGTTAAAATTTAAGTGATTCTTTGGAATGCTGCCTCGTTATGAATCAACTTTTCGCCTCAGCAGTGCTTTTATCAGCGGGGATTTTATTTCCCGCTTCTGTTTTGGCTCAATTTATTACCGATGAAACTAGTTGTCCCGCTCCTGTTCTCTCACAGCTCGATCGTCATCAAATTCAGCCGGATGAAACGGTAGAAAGTATTGCTCAACAATATAATTTATTGCCGGAAGTACTAATTCGTCTCAACCCAAATTTGCAACAAGACACGGTTCCTGTAGGTTCCGAAATTCTCATTCCGCCATTTAATGGGGTTCGCATCGAAGTCCCGGAGGGAACAACGTGGCAAGATTTGGAAGCCGCCTATGGCGTTCGCGCTGATGTATTATTTGAACTCAATGGTTGTACCGCCCAACCCCAAGTGGTTTTCCTGCCCGGTGTGGCGTGGCAAAGTCAAGATCCTGATGCTGTCTATACTTACACTGGTCTCAGTCATTATCCTTTGTCACAGTCTGGAGAAGTTGCGCTCAGTTATGGCTGGTCTGAAAATACAGAACAATCAAGTTTACACAGTGGCGTTGATATCGTCGTCCCCGTTGGAACCTCTGTTTTGGCAGCAGAATCAGGCAAGGTCGCCTTTGCCGGAGAACATCCCGTCTATGGGAATTTTATTATTATTAACCATGCGGGGGGGAAACAAACTCGCTATGGTCATTTGCAAACACTTGCTGTTCAACCTGATCAAACCATTACCGGAGGGCAAGCGATTGGTACCGTTGGAACAACTGGAAAACCCCATTCTCCCAATCCTCATCTCCACTTTGAAGTGCGTTATCAAACGCCACAAGGCTGGGTTGCCCAAGATCCAGAAATTCATTTAAACGCGATCGCGCAAGAAAGATAGAAATTATTTTCTATTGGAATTAAGGAAGGGAGGCTAACCTCACCGAAACTTATGGTTGAGTCACAGAAAGCCCCAATTCTCTTGCTTTCTGATAAGATTCAACAGACTCTGATTTTCGTCCCAAATTGTCCAAAACTAAGCCTCTATTTTGCCAAACATAAGCATTCTGTGGGGTCTAACACCTTTGCTTGATCTAAAGCGACTAAGGCGTCTTCGTATCGCTTGAGAGAAATTAAGCTCAATCCTTTATTCAACCAAGCAGGAGCAAATCGGGGATTTAATTGCGTCGCTTTATTGAGAGCATTGAAAGCTTCCTCATGTCTTTTCAGGACTTGTTCTAAGATCGTTCCTTGGGTGTACCAAACGTGATAGTCTTGGGGGCGAATTTCAGCAGCTTCTTTTAAAGTAGAAAGTGCCTCTTCCGGTTTTTGTAGCACTACTAACGTATTGGCTTTCCCTAACAGTGCTTCATAAAAGTCTTCATCG carries:
- the dndE gene encoding DNA sulfur modification protein DndE gives rise to the protein MEPPLERIRLSKTGRDQLIKLKRQTKIEQWNILCRWGFCRSLAEPTKPSPVPIPSDSNLELTWRVFGGEMSDLLILALKQRCYQDELGTDAETLAQQFRLHLHRGISYLAGDPNLRSIEDLCATALFRKS
- a CDS encoding proline--tRNA ligase; protein product: MRMSQMLLVTLRETPAEAEIPSHQLLLRAGYIRRIGSGLYAYLPLMWRVLNKVSQIVREEMNATGAQECLLPQLQPSELWQESGRWETYTKAEGIMFALIDRQERQLGLGPTHEEVITAIARDSIRSYRQLPQNLYQIQTKFRDEIRPRFGLMRGREFIMKDAYSFNADPDSLKETYNLMGQAYANILRRCGLSFTAVEADSGAIGGSASQEFMVLADAGEDEVLYTADGKYAANSEKAVSIPPEAVTSPFTTYEKRDTPNTATIAALCQFLDCSPTTVVKNVLYEAVYDNEKQVLVLVSIRGDQDVNDVKLNNFLASLAPNHGAQALIALNVPDVDAQKKWATRALPLGYIAPDLSDDYIQGSQKVEPKFLRLIDQTAVNLENFVTGSNETGYHVVGANWGEHFTRPETVVDVREAQVRDRAVHDPNQLLQSARGIEVGHIFQLGTKYSEAMGATYTNEQGEEKPLYMGCYGIGVSRLAQAAVEQSYDKNGMIWPVAIAPYQVIITVPNITDTQQSEIAETLYQDLSKVGIEVLLDDRDERAGVKFKDADLIGIPYRIVTGRSLKEGKVEVVKRADQSAEEIPIPDVVTTLQQWITEN
- a CDS encoding peptidoglycan DD-metalloendopeptidase family protein, whose product is MNQLFASAVLLSAGILFPASVLAQFITDETSCPAPVLSQLDRHQIQPDETVESIAQQYNLLPEVLIRLNPNLQQDTVPVGSEILIPPFNGVRIEVPEGTTWQDLEAAYGVRADVLFELNGCTAQPQVVFLPGVAWQSQDPDAVYTYTGLSHYPLSQSGEVALSYGWSENTEQSSLHSGVDIVVPVGTSVLAAESGKVAFAGEHPVYGNFIIINHAGGKQTRYGHLQTLAVQPDQTITGGQAIGTVGTTGKPHSPNPHLHFEVRYQTPQGWVAQDPEIHLNAIAQER